TCGACAGAGCGCCGGTGCGTATTTTTACAACGGTCCCGTTTTTGATAAACATAAGTGTTGGTACGGCGCGTATGCGAAGTTCGGCTGCAATATGACTGTTTTCTTCGGTGTTACATGTACAAAACTGAACTTCCGGATATTCAAGCGAGACATCCGAGAAAATCTGAGCGAAAAAACGACAGGATCCGCACCAATCAGTCAAAAAATCAATCACAAGAGCAGGGATCTGCATTGTGAAGGTGTTGAAGTTCGCTTCGGTCAGCGTAAGTATAGGTAATGCCTCCGTCGGCGGTGCAGGCAAATCGCTATTATTCGTCATATCCTGATCAAAGATAGGTGATGATCCCTTATCACCATATTGGATCTCATTTACAAATCTATTTATGTAACACTTGCGTATATTATACGGCACACGAAGAAGGTGTGAAGCTTTTTGGAAGCGAGGTGGGGTAGTCAGGAAATCCCGACGGGCTCATAACCCGTAGACCGATGGTTCAAATCCATCCCTCGCTATGATTTTACGTTACTTTTTTTTACCGCAGATACTGCATCTCCACGTAACAAAAAAAAGAAAATGAAAATGGATTGGTCAGCGGATCTTTGAAAGGACCCAGGCCGTTCCTTCAGGCGATTTGAAGAGCGGCACATCTTCATCGATGACGGCAATGGTTCGTTCCACCAAGACCTTTTCATCCTTTATGGGATTATACCCGTCACGCATCACGACATCACGGTAGATGCAGATCCCGCGCCTTTCCCATGCCGGCGTCAACGCGAGGTTCACACCACGCGAAAATGCGAACTCATGCAGCGCGGCGGCATTCATCCCATCCAGTTGTTTCTGCGCATTCGTTGGTGAAACCCCCTCATCTGAGAGGAGTTTTTGAGCATAGCCGTTCATATGATTTCTCCACGCTTCTGCCTGCCGCCATGAAAGATAAGCGGGAAACAGTCCATCTTCCATCGGAATGACCCGGGCATCAAACGCCAGCGGCTCGGATGCTCCTGCATACAATGTAAACGCCGAGGCGGCAAAAGCTGCCGAAACGGACGCCAGCTTTTCCACACGGCAGTCGAAAACCGGAGCCGGCACATAGAGACTGATCTCATCGGAAAACGTGTAGGCAAACGAGGGAGAGAGACCGCTGTCGGTCACGAGAGCCCGGGCCGTTTTCACCATTGCATCGGAAAAGACCTTGTCGTAGGGCTTTTTGTACCTGTCTTTGGAAAAACGATGGAAGGATCGGCCGTCAAGCCGCAGGACAAAAGGGACGGTTGTGGAAAGACCGGCAAAAATCTCACGATCTTTCATAATAGAGTATTATTCCCCGAATAAGGGTTCGCCGGCAACCTTGAAGGCCCCGGGGATGTGCCGGACTATGATGATGTCGCCAACTTCTTTAACGATCCGGTAGGGGATGATGACTCCCAGATAATTCTTCGTGTCGATAACATCTTTATTCACGTTTGATAGAGCGAGGCCGCTGATTTTTTTATTGGTAACGTCCAAGACCACATCCTCCACCTTGCCGAGGAATACTGCTTTATCGGAATAGACACTCATCCCGAAAAGTTCTGATATCTGCCACTTCATAGTATTGAATGATATCTGCGTTCCAGCATAAGTAATTTCCTATTTCCGGACAATATACCTAAGATATATTCAACTCATCTGAAAACCAAATACTACAATATCATGGAATATTTCCAGGTCAGAACCTATACTTCAGCAGATTATGAAGCTCTTTGCCGATTGGATGAACCGCTTTTCGAGGGAATGGGAGGGCATGTCCTCTTTCGCCACATTGAAGAGCTCTTCCCGAATCTGTTTTTTGTAGCAGAAAACACACAGACGCATGAGATCATAGGGTATATTCTTGGAGGTATCCATTTCAATGATCCAAAAACAGGGAAACTGATCAGGATCGGCGTGAAAAGCGACTGCCAGAGAATGGATGTGGGCGGGCGGCTCGTATCCGCGCTTTTTACCGAGATGAAAAATCAGGGAGTGAAGAAAGTACATTTAACGGTGGCCGATACGAATACCGCCGCAATATCGTTCTATCTGAAAAAGGGTTTTCAGATCAAAAGAAGAGACGACAAATACTTTTACCCGAATGCTTCAAGGCTCATTCTGGAAAAAGAGCTTTAAAATTCCATCAGCGGCAGAAGAGGGGCGAGATCTTCTGACGTTATCACTTTTTTGAGATCATCGGGCCCAGAATACGGCATTCCCGCAACGACTTTCTGTGCAAGTTTTTTGGATACGCCGGGGATCCATTTGAGAGAGGAAGCCGGCAATGTGTTGATTTGGATTGGAACCGGAAGTGCGGTCAGACTTCTGGCACCGTACGACACGACGGCGGTATTCAAAAGAGTGCCGAGAGGAATCTGCATTGGGATTCCAACCAATACCGGATAGGTCCCCATCTGGCGGCCGAAAGAGACTTGCCCGGTTACTTCGATGAGAACACGGCGAAGAACCGTCCCGACCGGAAAGACCCGTTCGAGCATCGGAACATCGAACGTGCTTCTGACGTCGTCCTTGAACTGATGGAACAGTTTGTCGTGAGTTCCAAGAACATTGTTTTCATACGCCTTCGTCCCTTCAAACGGCATGAGCTGACGGATATTCACCCGCCGGACGAGAAGACCGGCGGCGAGGATCTTATCCAGGAAGGCTTTGTTCAAAGCAAACGTTTCAGCCGTTTCGCCGGCAAGCCCGCCGATGAAGTTCAGACCTGGTAAAAGTTCCGGTATGCCGTTTCGACGCACGGCGCCGACTTCGTTCACGATCTCGATCGCCCGGAAGATCTGTTCCGGCGATCCTTTCAGATTATTTGCCTTGATCACCGCGGGATCGACCGACTCAACACCGAACGCAGCAATGTCTCCTTCGGTATGGCCCTCGACGATCGCAATAAGCGCCTCGCGGGAAGCTTCTTCATGGCGGGCGATCGTCCCGGGATTCACGTTGTCGATATGCAGGGTCAAAAGATCGGGCGAAGCTTTGCGGATGCCGGAAAACAGTGCACGAAGTTTGT
The sequence above is a segment of the uncultured Methanocorpusculum sp. genome. Coding sequences within it:
- a CDS encoding N-acetyltransferase produces the protein MEYFQVRTYTSADYEALCRLDEPLFEGMGGHVLFRHIEELFPNLFFVAENTQTHEIIGYILGGIHFNDPKTGKLIRIGVKSDCQRMDVGGRLVSALFTEMKNQGVKKVHLTVADTNTAAISFYLKKGFQIKRRDDKYFYPNASRLILEKEL
- a CDS encoding PRC-barrel domain-containing protein, whose product is MKWQISELFGMSVYSDKAVFLGKVEDVVLDVTNKKISGLALSNVNKDVIDTKNYLGVIIPYRIVKEVGDIIIVRHIPGAFKVAGEPLFGE
- a CDS encoding thioredoxin domain-containing protein translates to MTNNSDLPAPPTEALPILTLTEANFNTFTMQIPALVIDFLTDWCGSCRFFAQIFSDVSLEYPEVQFCTCNTEENSHIAAELRIRAVPTLMFIKNGTVVKIRTGALSKEEFRNDLNAVFRA
- a CDS encoding radical SAM protein produces the protein MTSDAVIIDGYVDEPACLGVPPYISPYIRTVAGVLKEHGYSVRYVTIDELRKDPLAVPKLREAPVVVMIAGVTVPGKYLSGTPATLSELQQIGFTLRGKTVSLLGGPIGFGYSPQGGARAVKEAVSGWTAMLTGELSVALDAYLSGGEPDGVLSYPDYERWAVLGAEIIRLHPFYPHVMCELETAKGCFRCISGGCSFCTEPFYGMPRMRSIEGVVSEVSALSKAGARHFRLGRQPDLLAFGTSGAEYPKPEPDKLRALFSGIRKASPDLLTLHIDNVNPGTIARHEEASREALIAIVEGHTEGDIAAFGVESVDPAVIKANNLKGSPEQIFRAIEIVNEVGAVRRNGIPELLPGLNFIGGLAGETAETFALNKAFLDKILAAGLLVRRVNIRQLMPFEGTKAYENNVLGTHDKLFHQFKDDVRSTFDVPMLERVFPVGTVLRRVLIEVTGQVSFGRQMGTYPVLVGIPMQIPLGTLLNTAVVSYGARSLTALPVPIQINTLPASSLKWIPGVSKKLAQKVVAGMPYSGPDDLKKVITSEDLAPLLPLMEF
- a CDS encoding tRNA(His) guanylyltransferase Thg1 family protein, with translation MKDREIFAGLSTTVPFVLRLDGRSFHRFSKDRYKKPYDKVFSDAMVKTARALVTDSGLSPSFAYTFSDEISLYVPAPVFDCRVEKLASVSAAFAASAFTLYAGASEPLAFDARVIPMEDGLFPAYLSWRQAEAWRNHMNGYAQKLLSDEGVSPTNAQKQLDGMNAAALHEFAFSRGVNLALTPAWERRGICIYRDVVMRDGYNPIKDEKVLVERTIAVIDEDVPLFKSPEGTAWVLSKIR